From the genome of Streptomyces sp. NBC_01116, one region includes:
- a CDS encoding winged helix DNA-binding domain-containing protein: protein MAAKTHRTAAHPTAAHSGVLSTRALNRATLDRQLLLRRSERSAKDAVAHLLGLQAQNTKPPYYQLYARLADFDPEELSALMESREVVRIVTLRSTLHTHTADDALTLRPLVQAARERELKTFRRRLEGVDLDRLAAVAEELVVERPRPVKELREELLAHWPDADPLALTVAARCLLPLVQVTPRGLWGRSGGVALTTVEHWLGRPAEPVPAPDATVLRYLGAFGPASVMDFQSWAGLTRTKEVFERLRPRLLTFRDERGVELFDLPDAPRPDPDTPAPPRFLPEFDNLLLGHADRTRVIAPVNKGRNGVGNQAYGSVLIDGFFDAVWRVERERGTAILTVQPLRSLVRAERAEITEEAARMLTVMTDATDHDIRFGTFLDHGD from the coding sequence ATGGCAGCGAAGACGCACCGCACCGCCGCACACCCCACCGCCGCGCATTCCGGCGTCCTGTCCACCCGGGCGCTGAACCGGGCGACCCTGGACCGTCAGCTCCTGCTGCGCCGGTCGGAGAGGTCCGCGAAGGACGCGGTCGCCCACCTCCTCGGGCTCCAGGCCCAGAACACCAAGCCGCCGTACTACCAGCTGTACGCCCGGCTCGCGGACTTCGACCCCGAGGAACTGTCCGCTCTGATGGAGTCCCGCGAGGTGGTCCGGATCGTCACCCTCCGCTCCACCCTCCACACCCACACGGCTGACGACGCGCTCACCCTGCGCCCCCTGGTGCAGGCGGCACGCGAACGGGAGCTGAAGACCTTCCGGCGCCGGCTGGAAGGAGTGGACCTGGACCGGCTCGCGGCGGTGGCCGAGGAGCTGGTCGTGGAGCGCCCGCGCCCGGTGAAGGAGCTGCGGGAGGAACTGCTCGCCCACTGGCCGGACGCCGACCCCCTCGCGCTCACCGTCGCCGCCCGCTGCCTGCTGCCGCTCGTCCAGGTCACCCCGCGCGGGCTGTGGGGCCGGAGCGGAGGGGTCGCCCTGACCACCGTGGAGCACTGGCTGGGCCGGCCCGCCGAACCGGTGCCCGCGCCCGACGCCACCGTGCTGCGCTACCTCGGAGCGTTCGGCCCCGCCTCGGTGATGGACTTCCAGTCGTGGGCGGGGCTCACCCGCACGAAGGAGGTCTTCGAACGGCTCAGGCCCCGGCTGCTCACCTTCCGGGACGAGCGGGGCGTCGAGCTCTTCGACCTCCCGGACGCCCCGCGCCCCGACCCCGACACCCCGGCCCCGCCGCGCTTCCTGCCCGAGTTCGACAACCTCCTCCTCGGCCACGCCGACCGCACCCGCGTGATCGCCCCGGTGAACAAGGGGCGCAACGGGGTGGGCAACCAGGCGTACGGGTCCGTGCTGATCGACGGGTTCTTCGACGCCGTCTGGCGCGTCGAACGCGAGAGGGGCACCGCGATCCTGACCGTCCAGCCGCTGCGGAGCCTGGTCCGCGCCGAGCGCGCGGAGATCACCGAGGAGGCGGCGCGGATGCTGACCGTGATGACGGACGCGACCGACCACGACATCCGGTTCGGCACGTTCCTGGACCACGGCGACTGA
- a CDS encoding response regulator transcription factor, whose protein sequence is MPERVDAVEMQAALLRLRRTSGLPVVFGGLLSDARHARIAELNGAQTSALRGLVISAGSGLGGKAIALSRPCAVTDYASARHISHEYDAAVAAEGLRSVVAVPVVVRRAVRGVLYGAMRTPVTLGDRTFDAMVAAARDVEQSLAVRDEVRQLLAAGREQVTDPDTAPGAWEDVREAHRELRALAPRVVDPALRDELLDVCGRLASAAGAKAPAAREISLAPREVDVVACVAAGATNAAAAERLGLRPETVKGYLRSAMRKLGAHTRLEAVVAARRAGLLP, encoded by the coding sequence GTGCCGGAACGGGTCGACGCGGTCGAGATGCAGGCCGCGCTGTTGAGACTGCGCCGCACGAGCGGGCTCCCCGTGGTCTTCGGCGGCCTGCTGTCCGACGCGCGCCATGCGCGGATCGCCGAGCTGAACGGGGCGCAGACCAGCGCGTTGCGCGGGCTGGTCATCTCCGCCGGGAGCGGCCTGGGCGGCAAGGCCATCGCGCTGTCCCGGCCCTGTGCGGTGACGGACTACGCCTCCGCGCGCCACATCAGCCACGAGTACGACGCGGCGGTGGCGGCGGAGGGGCTGCGCTCGGTCGTCGCGGTCCCCGTCGTCGTACGGCGTGCGGTGCGGGGCGTGCTGTACGGGGCGATGCGCACGCCGGTCACGCTGGGCGACCGGACGTTCGACGCGATGGTGGCGGCGGCCCGTGACGTGGAGCAGTCGCTCGCGGTGCGGGACGAGGTGCGGCAGTTGCTGGCGGCGGGCCGGGAGCAGGTGACCGATCCGGACACGGCCCCAGGGGCCTGGGAGGACGTGCGCGAGGCCCACCGCGAACTGCGCGCGCTGGCCCCGAGGGTCGTCGACCCGGCCCTGCGCGACGAACTGCTGGACGTCTGCGGGCGGCTGGCCTCGGCGGCCGGCGCCAAGGCGCCCGCGGCCCGGGAGATCAGCCTCGCGCCGCGCGAGGTGGATGTGGTGGCGTGTGTGGCGGCGGGCGCGACGAACGCGGCGGCCGCCGAGCGGCTGGGGCTGCGGCCGGAGACGGTGAAGGGCTATCTGCGGTCCGCGATGCGGAAGTTGGGGGCGCACACGCGGCTGGAGGCCGTGGTGGCGGCCCGCCGGGCGGGGCTGCTGCCCTGA
- a CDS encoding AMP-binding protein: MSATSATETFRAARDFLLEHREDYERAYAGFRWPRPDHFNWALDWFDVIAENNDRTALHIVEEDGRRTEVSFAAMSERSDRAANWLKAQGVREGDRVLVMLGNQAELWETALAAMKLRAVVIPATPLLGPADLRDRVERGRVRHVLVRDADTAKFDEVPGDYTRIAVGEEVAGWLPYAGAAEASATFTPGRETDADEPLMLYFTSGTTASPKLVEHTHVSYPVGHLSTMYWIGLRPGDVHLNISSPGWAKHAWSNLFAPWTAEATVFIFNYTRFDAGRLMAEMDRSGVTSFCAPPTVWRMLIQADLSQLTTPPREVVAAGEPLNPEVIETVRREWGVTIRDGFGQTETAVQVANTPGQLLKTGSMGRPSPGFTVELLDPVSGQPGATEGEISLDLADRPIGLMTGYHGDPDRTAEAMAGGYYRTGDIGARDADGYITYVGRADDVFKASDYKISPFELESALLEHEAVAEAAVVPAPDPLRLAVPKAYVVLAEGWEPGPDTAKVLFAHSRAVLAPYKRIRRLEFAELPKTVSGKIRRIELRERTALGSGAEFDEGDLT; encoded by the coding sequence ATGTCGGCAACCAGCGCTACCGAGACGTTCCGGGCCGCCCGGGACTTCCTGCTGGAGCACCGCGAGGACTACGAGCGGGCCTACGCGGGCTTCCGCTGGCCCCGGCCGGACCACTTCAACTGGGCCCTGGACTGGTTCGACGTCATCGCCGAGAACAACGACCGCACCGCCCTGCACATCGTGGAGGAGGACGGCCGGCGCACCGAGGTGTCCTTCGCGGCGATGTCGGAGCGCTCCGACCGGGCCGCCAACTGGCTGAAGGCCCAGGGCGTACGGGAGGGCGACCGCGTCCTCGTCATGCTCGGCAATCAGGCCGAGCTGTGGGAGACCGCCCTCGCCGCGATGAAGCTCCGCGCCGTCGTCATCCCCGCCACCCCGCTCCTCGGCCCCGCCGACCTGCGCGACCGGGTGGAGCGCGGGCGGGTGCGCCATGTGCTGGTGCGGGACGCGGACACCGCGAAGTTCGACGAGGTCCCCGGGGACTACACCCGGATCGCGGTGGGCGAGGAGGTGGCGGGCTGGCTGCCGTACGCGGGAGCGGCCGAGGCGTCCGCCACGTTCACGCCGGGCCGGGAGACGGACGCCGACGAGCCTTTGATGCTCTACTTCACCTCCGGCACCACCGCCAGCCCCAAGCTGGTCGAGCACACCCATGTGTCCTACCCCGTGGGCCACTTGTCGACGATGTACTGGATCGGGCTCAGGCCGGGCGACGTCCACCTGAACATCTCCTCGCCCGGCTGGGCCAAGCACGCCTGGTCGAACCTCTTCGCCCCGTGGACCGCCGAGGCCACCGTCTTCATCTTCAACTACACCCGCTTCGACGCGGGCCGTCTGATGGCGGAGATGGACCGCTCGGGCGTCACGAGCTTCTGCGCCCCGCCCACCGTCTGGCGCATGCTCATCCAGGCCGACCTGAGCCAGTTGACGACCCCGCCGCGCGAGGTCGTCGCGGCCGGCGAGCCGCTGAACCCGGAGGTCATCGAGACGGTCCGGCGGGAGTGGGGCGTCACCATCCGGGACGGGTTCGGCCAGACCGAGACCGCCGTCCAGGTCGCCAACACCCCCGGCCAGCTCCTCAAGACCGGCTCCATGGGCCGGCCGAGCCCCGGCTTCACCGTCGAACTGCTCGACCCGGTCAGCGGTCAGCCGGGGGCGACCGAGGGCGAGATCTCCCTCGATCTGGCCGACCGCCCGATCGGCCTGATGACCGGCTACCACGGCGACCCGGACCGCACCGCCGAGGCGATGGCGGGCGGCTACTACCGCACCGGGGACATCGGCGCACGCGACGCGGACGGCTACATCACCTATGTGGGCCGCGCCGACGACGTCTTCAAGGCCTCCGACTACAAGATCTCGCCCTTCGAGCTGGAGAGCGCCCTGCTGGAGCACGAGGCGGTCGCCGAGGCCGCCGTCGTGCCCGCCCCCGACCCGCTCCGCCTCGCCGTCCCGAAGGCGTACGTCGTCCTGGCGGAGGGCTGGGAGCCGGGGCCGGACACCGCGAAGGTCCTCTTCGCGCACTCCCGGGCGGTCCTCGCCCCGTACAAGCGCATCCGCAGGCTGGAGTTCGCGGAGCTGCCCAAGACCGTGTCCGGCAAGATCCGCCGCATCGAGCTGCGGGAGCGCACCGCCCTGGGCTCCGGCGCCGAGTTCGACGAGGGGGACCTCACATGA
- a CDS encoding AMP-binding protein — protein MSTQAYAHGVGGTALLGDTIGRNLDRTAAVHGDREALVDMASGRRWTYTELVADVDMVARALMASGVAKGDRVGIWAVNCPEWVLVQYATARIGAVMVTINPAYRAHEVEFVLKQAGVCLLVASLSHRTSDYRALVEQVRADCPGLRAVHYIGDPSWDELTAAAPAVTRERLAAREAELSCDDPINIQYTSGTTGFPKGATLSHHNILNNGYFVGETIAYTEADRICLPVPFYHCFGMVMGNLASTSHGACVVIPGPSFEPAAVLTAVQQERCTSLYGVPTMFIAELNLPDFAAYDLSSLRTGIMAGSPCPAEVMKRVVAEMHMAEVSICYGMTETSPVSTQTRRDDDLDRRTGTVGRALPHIEVKVVDPVTGVTLPRGSAGELRTRGYSVMLGYWDQPDRTAEVVDAGRWMHTGDLAVMREDGYVQVVGRIKDMIIRGGENVYPREIEEFLYGHPKVADVQVVGVPDERYGEEILACVIARDPADPPTLEEISAYCRERLAHYKIPRRLRILETFPMTVSGKVRKIELRETYAD, from the coding sequence ATGAGCACCCAGGCGTACGCGCACGGCGTCGGCGGCACCGCGCTGCTCGGCGACACCATCGGCCGCAACCTCGACCGGACGGCCGCGGTGCACGGTGACCGCGAGGCGCTGGTCGACATGGCCTCGGGCCGACGCTGGACGTACACCGAACTCGTCGCGGACGTCGACATGGTGGCCCGCGCCCTGATGGCGTCGGGGGTGGCGAAGGGTGACCGGGTCGGCATCTGGGCGGTCAACTGCCCCGAGTGGGTGCTCGTCCAGTACGCCACGGCCCGGATCGGTGCCGTCATGGTCACCATCAACCCCGCCTACCGCGCCCACGAGGTGGAGTTCGTCCTCAAACAGGCGGGCGTCTGCCTGCTGGTCGCCTCCCTCTCCCACCGCACCAGCGACTACCGGGCCCTCGTCGAACAGGTCCGCGCCGACTGCCCCGGCCTCCGGGCCGTCCACTACATCGGCGACCCGTCCTGGGACGAGCTGACCGCCGCCGCGCCCGCCGTCACCCGGGAGCGACTGGCCGCCCGCGAGGCGGAGCTGTCCTGCGACGACCCGATCAACATCCAGTACACCTCGGGCACCACGGGCTTCCCCAAGGGAGCGACGCTCTCCCACCACAACATCCTCAACAACGGCTACTTCGTGGGGGAGACGATCGCGTACACGGAGGCCGACCGGATCTGCCTCCCGGTCCCCTTCTACCACTGCTTCGGCATGGTGATGGGCAACCTCGCCAGCACCTCGCACGGCGCCTGCGTCGTGATCCCGGGACCGTCCTTCGAGCCCGCCGCCGTGCTGACCGCCGTCCAGCAGGAGCGCTGCACCTCGCTGTACGGCGTGCCCACCATGTTCATCGCCGAGCTGAACCTGCCGGACTTCGCCGCGTACGACCTCTCCTCGCTGCGCACCGGGATCATGGCCGGTTCTCCCTGCCCGGCCGAGGTGATGAAGCGGGTCGTCGCCGAGATGCACATGGCCGAGGTGTCCATCTGCTACGGGATGACGGAGACGTCCCCGGTCTCCACCCAGACCCGCCGCGACGACGACCTGGACCGCCGCACCGGCACGGTGGGCCGCGCGTTGCCGCACATCGAGGTCAAGGTCGTCGACCCGGTCACCGGTGTCACGCTGCCGCGCGGCAGCGCCGGTGAACTGCGCACCCGCGGCTACAGCGTGATGCTCGGCTACTGGGACCAGCCCGACCGCACCGCCGAAGTCGTCGACGCCGGGCGGTGGATGCACACGGGGGACCTCGCGGTGATGCGCGAGGACGGTTACGTCCAGGTCGTCGGCCGGATCAAGGACATGATCATCCGGGGTGGCGAGAACGTGTATCCACGGGAGATCGAGGAGTTCCTGTACGGCCATCCGAAGGTCGCCGACGTCCAGGTGGTCGGGGTGCCGGACGAGCGTTACGGCGAGGAGATCCTGGCCTGCGTCATCGCCCGCGACCCCGCCGACCCGCCCACCCTGGAGGAGATCTCCGCGTACTGCCGGGAGCGGCTCGCGCACTACAAGATCCCGCGCAGGCTGCGGATCCTGGAGACCTTCCCGATGACGGTGAGCGGCAAGGTCCGCAAGATCGAACTGCGCGAGACGTACGCGGACTGA
- a CDS encoding GNAT family N-acetyltransferase, whose product MRIRSARRSDLPLLQDIERAAGEPFRDLGMAFVADDDPPPLDLLESYRQAGRCWVATDPLSGSGDRPLGYVLADPVDDALHIEQVSVDPAAARRGIGRDLIAHLAALAAPRGMAALTLTTFTDVPWNAPYYARIGFRILTDPELTDGLRAIRAEEAQHGLDRWPRVCMRRELAPADRPSGAAGAVRIPRMPDASAAPDTVEAVAVSGSP is encoded by the coding sequence ATGCGTATCCGCTCCGCCAGACGCTCGGATCTCCCGCTGCTCCAGGACATCGAGCGCGCCGCAGGGGAACCGTTCCGGGACTTGGGCATGGCCTTCGTGGCCGACGACGATCCGCCCCCGCTCGACCTGCTGGAGAGCTACCGGCAGGCAGGCCGCTGCTGGGTGGCCACCGACCCCCTCTCCGGCAGCGGCGACCGGCCGCTCGGCTATGTGCTCGCCGACCCCGTCGACGACGCCCTGCACATCGAGCAGGTCTCGGTCGACCCCGCCGCAGCCCGCCGGGGCATCGGCCGGGACCTGATCGCCCATCTCGCCGCCCTGGCCGCGCCCCGGGGCATGGCGGCGCTCACCCTGACCACCTTCACCGATGTGCCGTGGAACGCCCCGTACTACGCCCGCATCGGCTTCCGGATCCTGACCGATCCCGAACTCACCGACGGGCTGCGCGCGATCCGGGCCGAGGAGGCCCAGCACGGCCTGGACCGCTGGCCCCGGGTCTGCATGCGGCGCGAACTGGCGCCCGCAGACCGGCCGTCGGGCGCCGCGGGGGCCGTGAGGATTCCGCGTATGCCGGACGCCTCGGCGGCCCCTGACACGGTGGAGGCCGTCGCTGTCAGTGGCAGCCCGTAA
- the gcl gene encoding glyoxylate carboligase: MPRMTAARAAVEILKREGVSNAFGVPGAAINPFYAALKASGGVQHTLARHVEGASHMAEGYTRAKAGNIGVCIGTSGPAGTDMITGLYSAIADSIPILCITGQAPTAVLHKEDFQAVDIASIAKPVTKAATTVLEAAQVPGVFQQAFHLMRTGRPGPVLIDLPIDVQLTEIEFDPELYEPLPVHKPAASRKQIERAVQMLNASERPLLVAGGGIINADASELLVEFAELTGVPVVPTLMGWGILPDDHELNAGMVGLQTSHRYGNANFLESDFVLGIGNRWANRHTGKLDVYTQGRTFVHVDIEPTQLGKIFAPDLGIASDAKAALTLFVEVARELKAKGELKDRSAWAASTQERRATLQRRTHFDNVPLKPQRVYEEMNRAFGPETRYVTTIGLSQIAGAQMLHVYRPRHWINCGQAGPLGWTIPAALGVATADPEGTVVALSGDYDFQFMLEELAVGAQHRIPYVHVLVNNSYLGLIRQAQRNFDIDFQVNLEFENLNSPELGVYGVDHVKVVEGLGCKAIRVTEPDQLLPAFEEAKKLAAEFRVPVVVEAILERVTNIAMSGSDIASVNEFEDIATDASHAPTAIRPLTAS; the protein is encoded by the coding sequence ATGCCTCGTATGACCGCTGCCCGAGCGGCAGTTGAGATCCTCAAGCGCGAAGGCGTCAGCAACGCGTTCGGTGTGCCGGGTGCGGCGATCAACCCCTTCTACGCGGCCCTCAAGGCCTCCGGCGGGGTGCAGCACACGCTGGCCCGGCACGTCGAGGGCGCCTCCCACATGGCCGAGGGCTACACCCGGGCCAAGGCCGGCAACATCGGCGTCTGCATCGGCACGTCGGGCCCGGCGGGCACCGACATGATCACCGGTCTGTACTCCGCCATCGCCGACTCCATCCCGATCCTGTGCATCACCGGCCAGGCGCCGACCGCCGTCCTGCACAAGGAGGACTTCCAGGCCGTCGACATCGCCTCGATCGCCAAGCCGGTCACCAAGGCGGCGACCACCGTCCTGGAGGCCGCGCAGGTCCCCGGCGTCTTCCAGCAGGCCTTCCACCTGATGCGCACCGGCCGGCCCGGCCCGGTCCTCATCGACCTGCCGATCGACGTCCAGCTCACCGAGATCGAGTTCGACCCCGAGCTGTACGAGCCCCTCCCGGTGCACAAGCCCGCGGCCTCCCGCAAGCAGATCGAGCGGGCGGTCCAGATGCTGAACGCCTCGGAGCGCCCGCTGCTCGTCGCGGGCGGCGGCATCATCAACGCCGACGCCTCCGAACTCCTGGTGGAGTTCGCCGAGCTGACCGGCGTCCCGGTGGTCCCGACCCTGATGGGCTGGGGCATCCTCCCCGACGACCACGAGCTGAACGCCGGCATGGTGGGCCTCCAGACCTCGCACCGCTACGGCAACGCGAACTTCCTGGAGTCCGACTTCGTCCTCGGCATCGGCAACCGCTGGGCCAACCGCCACACCGGCAAGCTGGACGTCTACACCCAGGGCCGCACCTTCGTCCACGTCGACATCGAGCCCACCCAGCTCGGCAAGATCTTCGCCCCGGACCTCGGCATCGCCTCCGACGCCAAGGCCGCGCTGACGCTCTTCGTCGAGGTGGCGCGCGAGCTGAAGGCGAAGGGCGAGCTGAAGGACCGTTCGGCCTGGGCCGCGTCCACGCAGGAGCGCAGGGCGACCCTCCAGCGCCGCACCCACTTCGACAACGTGCCGCTGAAGCCGCAGCGCGTGTACGAGGAGATGAACCGGGCGTTCGGCCCCGAGACCCGTTACGTCACCACGATCGGCCTCTCCCAGATCGCCGGCGCGCAGATGCTGCACGTCTACAGGCCGCGCCACTGGATCAACTGCGGCCAGGCGGGCCCCCTCGGCTGGACGATCCCGGCCGCGCTGGGCGTCGCCACCGCGGACCCGGAGGGCACGGTCGTCGCCCTCTCCGGCGACTACGACTTCCAGTTCATGCTGGAGGAGCTGGCCGTCGGCGCGCAGCACCGCATCCCGTACGTCCACGTCCTGGTGAACAACTCCTACCTGGGGCTCATCCGCCAGGCGCAGCGCAACTTCGACATCGACTTCCAGGTCAACCTGGAGTTCGAGAACCTCAACTCCCCGGAGCTGGGCGTCTACGGCGTGGACCACGTCAAGGTCGTCGAGGGACTCGGCTGCAAGGCGATCCGGGTCACCGAGCCGGACCAGCTGCTGCCGGCCTTCGAGGAGGCGAAGAAGCTCGCCGCGGAGTTCCGGGTGCCGGTGGTCGTCGAGGCGATCCTGGAGCGGGTCACGAACATCGCGATGAGCGGCAGTGACATCGCGTCGGTCAACGAGTTCGAGGACATCGCCACGGACGCGTCCCACGCGCCCACCGCGATCCGCCCCCTGACGGCGTCCTGA
- a CDS encoding choice-of-anchor K domain-containing protein translates to MSTVTTSGIWTAVSPAPPNLAGLGADHVHWGVPVGGGKSGYVFAGGTVEAKVDGAEFTLGTFTHQNFPIQGGADNRFAVDLAVGVRFEEDDTDRDFTFRFHHFETPNDGPTPDDEVDLPTRVSPESVTIDGEEYAVVITGFKQNGQIVNKFISPENGANSAHIVAALSRVGAPDVVIADIRYKGAVKRTQADEYVEIVNRGTAPGDISGWTLFADDPGQNFTFPPNTVLQPGQRIRIYTNEVHPEWGGHVYGSGRPLWNDKGDTARLRDTDDTVVSDYSYGAGTP, encoded by the coding sequence ATGTCCACAGTCACGACGTCCGGAATCTGGACCGCCGTCAGCCCCGCCCCGCCCAACCTCGCCGGTCTCGGCGCCGACCACGTCCACTGGGGCGTTCCCGTCGGCGGAGGCAAGAGCGGCTACGTGTTCGCCGGCGGAACGGTCGAGGCGAAGGTCGACGGCGCGGAGTTCACGCTGGGCACCTTCACCCACCAGAACTTCCCCATCCAGGGCGGGGCGGACAACCGGTTCGCCGTCGATCTCGCGGTGGGCGTCCGGTTCGAGGAGGACGACACCGACCGGGACTTCACCTTCCGTTTCCACCACTTCGAGACGCCCAACGACGGCCCCACCCCCGACGACGAGGTCGACCTCCCCACGAGGGTGTCCCCGGAGAGCGTGACCATCGACGGCGAGGAGTACGCCGTCGTGATCACCGGCTTCAAGCAGAACGGCCAGATCGTCAACAAGTTCATCAGCCCGGAGAACGGCGCCAACAGCGCCCACATCGTCGCCGCGCTCTCCCGCGTGGGCGCTCCGGACGTGGTCATCGCCGATATCCGCTACAAGGGCGCGGTCAAGCGCACCCAGGCCGACGAGTACGTCGAGATCGTCAACCGGGGCACGGCCCCCGGGGACATCTCCGGCTGGACCCTCTTCGCCGACGACCCCGGCCAGAACTTCACCTTCCCGCCGAACACCGTGCTCCAGCCCGGCCAACGGATCCGTATCTACACCAACGAGGTCCACCCCGAGTGGGGCGGCCACGTCTACGGCAGTGGACGCCCCCTCTGGAACGACAAGGGCGACACCGCCCGCCTGCGCGACACCGACGACACCGTCGTCTCCGACTACAGCTACGGCGCCGGGACCCCCTGA
- a CDS encoding catalase, whose product MAKRVLTTESGAPVADNQNSATAGVGGPILLQDQHLLEKLARFNRERIPERVVHARGSGAYGYFEVTDDVTGFTRADFLSEVGKRTETFIRFSTVADSLGGADAVRDPRGFALKFYTDEGNYDLVGNNTPVFFIKDPIKFPDFIHSQKRDPFTGKQEPDNVWDFWAHAPEATHQVTWLMGDRGIPASYRHMNGYGSHTYQWTNAAGEAFFVKYHFKTNQGVRSLSADQAAELVGKDANSHQTDLLQAIERGVNPSWTLHVQVMPAADAADYRFNPFDLTKVWPHSDYPLQRVGRLVLDRNPDNVFAEVEQAAFSPNNFVPGIGPSPDKMLQGRLFAYADAHRYRLGVNHTHLPVNAPRTAVVDNYGRDGVHATRNGSRHDKNYEPNSYAGPAQTDAALAAPLAIHGWTGTHEAPAHTKDDDFFQAGELFRLMSEDEKGRLVANITGGLSQVTRDDVIEKNLAHFHAADADYGKRVEKAVRALRED is encoded by the coding sequence ATGGCTAAGCGTGTGCTCACGACCGAGTCAGGCGCCCCGGTCGCCGACAACCAGAACTCCGCCACCGCCGGTGTCGGCGGGCCGATCCTCCTCCAGGACCAGCACCTCCTGGAGAAGCTCGCCCGCTTCAACCGTGAGCGCATCCCGGAGCGCGTGGTGCACGCCCGCGGTTCCGGCGCGTACGGCTACTTCGAGGTCACCGACGACGTCACGGGCTTCACCCGCGCCGACTTCCTCTCCGAGGTGGGCAAGCGCACCGAGACGTTCATCCGCTTCTCGACCGTCGCCGACTCGCTCGGCGGCGCGGACGCGGTGCGCGACCCGCGCGGCTTCGCCCTCAAGTTCTACACGGACGAGGGCAATTACGACCTGGTCGGGAACAACACCCCGGTGTTCTTCATCAAGGACCCGATCAAGTTCCCCGACTTCATCCACTCGCAGAAGCGCGACCCGTTCACGGGCAAGCAGGAGCCGGACAACGTCTGGGATTTCTGGGCGCACGCCCCCGAGGCGACGCACCAGGTCACCTGGCTGATGGGCGACCGCGGCATCCCCGCCTCGTACCGTCACATGAACGGCTACGGCTCGCACACCTACCAGTGGACGAACGCCGCGGGCGAGGCCTTCTTCGTCAAGTACCACTTCAAGACGAACCAGGGCGTGCGGTCCCTCTCCGCCGACCAGGCCGCCGAGCTCGTCGGCAAGGACGCCAACTCGCACCAGACGGACCTGCTCCAGGCCATCGAGCGCGGCGTCAACCCCTCCTGGACGCTGCACGTCCAGGTGATGCCGGCCGCCGACGCCGCCGACTACCGGTTCAACCCGTTCGACCTCACCAAGGTGTGGCCGCACAGCGACTACCCGCTCCAGCGGGTCGGCCGCCTGGTGCTGGACCGCAACCCGGACAACGTCTTCGCCGAGGTCGAGCAGGCCGCGTTCTCGCCGAACAACTTCGTGCCCGGCATCGGTCCGTCCCCGGACAAGATGCTCCAGGGCCGGCTGTTCGCCTACGCGGACGCGCACCGCTACCGCCTGGGCGTCAACCACACCCACCTGCCGGTGAACGCCCCGCGGACCGCCGTCGTCGACAACTACGGCCGCGACGGCGTCCACGCGACCCGCAACGGCTCGCGCCACGACAAGAACTACGAGCCCAACTCGTACGCCGGTCCGGCGCAGACCGACGCGGCGCTCGCCGCGCCGCTGGCGATCCACGGCTGGACGGGCACCCACGAGGCGCCCGCCCACACCAAGGACGACGACTTCTTCCAGGCGGGCGAACTCTTCCGGCTCATGTCGGAGGACGAGAAGGGCCGCCTGGTCGCGAACATCACCGGAGGCCTCTCGCAGGTCACCCGCGACGACGTGATCGAGAAGAACCTCGCCCACTTCCACGCCGCCGACGCCGACTACGGCAAGCGCGTCGAGAAGGCCGTCCGCGCCCTGCGCGAGGACTGA